One part of the Oscillospiraceae bacterium genome encodes these proteins:
- a CDS encoding DUF975 family protein: protein MKKYPFWVIKADAKRLLRGKWKPLVLSLFIPFLLFAAFYVNASEKLATLEPTSIQEGKYLFYVQIASVIFSVVMQLLTVGIYENLKPSRPKANFFLVYGVACKKIWKMLPTLFVTIILPNVITLWLSSENAIRFYDYLLFSVLDYHVYLMAVTVFVNVIQILVFYLQYSLLLVPAITVEHPEYGGLRLMKESFRVTKGNRIYLLMLSFSFVGWMILGSLALCIGVLWAMLYMLAANYAYYRRITVIEEPITVSDVLES, encoded by the coding sequence ATGAAAAAATATCCTTTTTGGGTAATCAAGGCAGATGCCAAACGATTGCTTCGCGGAAAGTGGAAGCCGTTGGTACTTTCTTTGTTTATTCCGTTCTTGCTGTTTGCAGCGTTTTATGTGAATGCTTCTGAGAAATTGGCTACTTTGGAGCCGACCTCCATTCAAGAGGGAAAATATCTGTTTTATGTACAGATTGCTTCTGTGATATTCTCTGTTGTGATGCAACTTTTAACGGTAGGTATCTACGAAAATCTGAAGCCCTCCAGACCAAAAGCAAACTTTTTTTTAGTGTACGGTGTTGCCTGTAAAAAAATATGGAAAATGCTGCCCACACTTTTCGTTACGATCATTCTTCCTAACGTTATTACGCTTTGGTTATCCTCAGAGAATGCGATCAGATTTTATGATTATCTGTTGTTTAGCGTGTTGGATTATCATGTGTATTTGATGGCGGTGACAGTTTTTGTCAATGTGATTCAGATTTTGGTGTTTTACCTGCAGTATTCGTTGCTTTTGGTTCCCGCTATTACAGTGGAACATCCCGAGTATGGCGGGCTTCGGTTAATGAAAGAAAGTTTTAGGGTAACCAAAGGAAATCGTATTTATCTTCTGATGCTGTCCTTCAGTTTTGTAGGTTGGATGATTTTGGGAAGTCTTGCGCTGTGTATTGGTGTTTTGTGGGCTATGTTATATATGTTGGCAGCAAATTACGCTTATTACCGACGTATCACCGTTATAGAGGAACCGATTACCGTGTCCGACGTTTTAGAATCATAA
- a CDS encoding aldose 1-epimerase family protein gives MNYELQYKDMKAVCTTMGAELISLTRANGREVIWQGDKTYWGGVNPNLFPIVCSLKNSKTVIDGVEYTIPKHGFARRMEFEMVDKTDNSITFLLTDNETTKACYPYSFGFYITHTLTEDGFVTTYRVENRNDKTMLFGLGGHTAYNCPMAEGDVFTDYEIRFNKAETHPVYQCVPDDLGGLLYERGIRTEYQNVTKIPLEYSIFDLDALMFSKLNSNVISLVHKEKGYGVEVTVKGFTCLGLWTPIGLGAPFICIEPWTIIPDKEDTTGIFAEKPNITALPKGESKEFSYQVRLIG, from the coding sequence ATGAATTATGAATTACAATACAAAGATATGAAAGCAGTTTGCACCACCATGGGTGCGGAACTGATTTCTCTGACCCGTGCAAATGGCAGAGAAGTAATCTGGCAGGGAGATAAAACCTATTGGGGTGGAGTGAATCCCAATTTGTTTCCCATTGTTTGCAGTTTGAAAAATTCCAAAACGGTGATTGATGGAGTGGAATACACCATTCCCAAGCATGGTTTTGCAAGACGTATGGAATTTGAAATGGTGGACAAAACAGACAACAGCATTACCTTTTTGTTGACTGATAATGAGACTACCAAAGCTTGCTATCCCTATTCTTTTGGTTTTTATATTACACACACTTTAACCGAAGACGGTTTTGTGACTACCTATCGTGTGGAAAACAGAAACGATAAGACCATGCTCTTTGGTTTGGGCGGACATACTGCGTATAACTGTCCTATGGCAGAAGGAGATGTATTCACCGATTATGAAATCCGTTTTAATAAAGCGGAAACACATCCTGTATATCAGTGTGTGCCGGACGATTTAGGCGGATTGTTATATGAAAGAGGAATACGCACGGAATATCAGAATGTCACCAAGATTCCTCTGGAATATTCTATTTTTGATTTGGATGCTCTGATGTTTTCCAAACTGAATTCCAACGTAATCAGCCTGGTTCATAAAGAAAAAGGGTATGGCGTGGAAGTTACTGTGAAAGGATTTACTTGCCTTGGACTCTGGACTCCCATCGGACTTGGCGCACCTTTTATTTGCATAGAACCCTGGACCATCATTCCCGATAAGGAAGACACCACCGGAATTTTTGCAGAAAAACCAAATATTACCGCACTTCCCAAAGGAGAATCCAAAGAATTCTCTTATCAGGTTCGATTGATAGGATAG
- a CDS encoding ferrous iron transport protein A, with protein sequence MQNKYFLSELLPGQQATVQKLQSPDSISRRLQDLGFIRGNTVECVFFASSGDPIAYRIGETLLALRKKDAKTILITKRKASL encoded by the coding sequence GTGCAAAACAAATATTTCTTATCAGAATTGTTGCCGGGACAACAGGCAACGGTTCAAAAATTACAATCACCTGACAGTATCAGCAGAAGACTGCAGGATTTGGGATTTATTCGCGGAAACACTGTAGAATGTGTGTTTTTTGCCTCCTCAGGAGACCCTATCGCATACCGTATCGGTGAAACGTTATTGGCATTACGAAAAAAAGATGCCAAAACCATTCTGATTACAAAAAGGAAGGCATCTTTATGA
- a CDS encoding catalase — protein MRFFRHFKTITRHKLMVMKYCFRIGLYRQGLAHDMSKYHPKEFRIGVKYYIGTESPNAEERKKTGVSTAWLRHKGRNKHHFEYWIDYSPNPEEGFVGMKMPLQYVAEMFCDRLAASKNYRGENYTSDYPLAYYIKDRDKIIIHPDVDALLIKLLTMLKDEGEDATFAYIKTLLKQEKTVKKRL, from the coding sequence ATGAGATTTTTCAGACATTTTAAAACGATTACCCGTCATAAACTGATGGTGATGAAATATTGCTTTCGTATAGGGCTTTATCGTCAGGGACTTGCCCATGATATGTCAAAATATCATCCCAAAGAATTTCGGATTGGTGTGAAATATTATATCGGTACCGAAAGTCCCAATGCGGAAGAGCGAAAGAAAACAGGTGTTTCCACCGCATGGCTTCGTCATAAGGGCAGAAATAAGCATCATTTTGAATATTGGATTGATTACAGTCCCAATCCCGAGGAAGGATTCGTGGGAATGAAAATGCCCTTACAATATGTGGCAGAAATGTTTTGCGACCGTCTTGCCGCTTCCAAAAATTACCGTGGAGAAAATTATACCTCCGATTATCCGTTGGCTTATTACATAAAAGACCGTGATAAAATTATTATCCATCCCGATGTGGATGCTCTATTGATAAAACTGCTGACGATGCTGAAAGACGAAGGAGAAGATGCCACTTTCGCCTATATCAAGACATTGTTAAAACAGGAAAAAACAGTAAAAAAACGGCTCTAA
- a CDS encoding SDR family oxidoreductase has translation MKLKNKVVLITASTRGIGLAITKAFAKEGAIVYMAARNIDLAKQVADKLNSQGYRVKYVYNDASKPESYIAMTDEVIKDAGHIDVLVNNFGTSNPGKDLDFSNTDTDVFFDIVNINLKSVFMASKEAAKHMSKNGGGSIINISSVGGLVPDISQVAYGTSKAAINYLTKLIAVHEAKNNIRCNAILPGMTATDAVEKNLTEGFRELFLRHIPFQRMGTPEEIAAAAVYFASDDSAYTTGQILTVSGGFGLSTPVYGDLSNKSNRR, from the coding sequence ATGAAATTAAAAAATAAAGTGGTTTTAATTACTGCCTCAACCCGAGGAATCGGCCTTGCAATTACCAAAGCATTTGCCAAAGAAGGTGCCATCGTTTATATGGCGGCAAGGAATATAGATCTTGCAAAACAGGTGGCTGATAAGCTGAATTCCCAAGGATACAGAGTCAAATATGTTTATAACGATGCAAGTAAGCCGGAATCTTATATCGCGATGACCGATGAAGTCATAAAAGATGCAGGACATATTGATGTGTTGGTAAACAATTTCGGCACATCCAATCCGGGAAAAGACCTGGATTTTTCCAACACAGATACAGATGTTTTCTTTGATATTGTAAACATCAATCTAAAAAGTGTATTTATGGCAAGTAAGGAAGCAGCCAAACACATGTCAAAAAACGGTGGCGGAAGTATTATCAATATCTCCTCAGTGGGTGGTCTTGTTCCGGATATTTCACAAGTGGCATATGGGACAAGTAAAGCTGCCATCAACTATCTGACCAAACTGATAGCAGTACACGAAGCAAAAAACAATATTCGCTGTAATGCAATTTTGCCGGGGATGACCGCAACCGATGCAGTGGAAAAAAATCTGACAGAGGGATTCAGAGAATTATTTCTGCGCCATATTCCCTTTCAAAGAATGGGCACACCGGAAGAAATCGCCGCTGCAGCAGTTTACTTTGCATCAGACGATTCGGCTTATACCACAGGACAAATATTAACCGTGTCCGGCGGTTTTGGACTGTCAACTCCTGTGTATGGAGATTTGTCAAACAAATCAAATCGCAGATAG
- a CDS encoding helix-turn-helix domain-containing protein — MNYFVNDIYWEYRFSLGDANFVFFSNINSVGEVPHKGLLHSHKLYELFHVLHGDMTLVTDSERTIINRGDTLIIAPETTHTTNIHPGTKRFCMIFTVEKNPTMPESNYYEAFQKILSGDFIRLDSALLSPCFERCAQYIKSNYSEKDELITACLHEIMALIKTTNSQGEETPQPNTFSDTENSRTYLVDYYFTHNFQHGSLTELSELLRLSSQQTQRIIKKMYGQSFSERLTMMKMQLAKSLLQDTKLSVTQIAEKCGYTGPNGFFVAFKKYYGKTPNKMKKAEIQNS, encoded by the coding sequence GTGAATTATTTTGTGAATGATATTTATTGGGAATACCGTTTTTCTTTGGGAGATGCAAATTTTGTATTTTTCTCCAATATTAACTCTGTTGGTGAAGTTCCGCACAAAGGTCTTTTGCACTCTCATAAGCTCTATGAACTGTTTCACGTGCTCCACGGTGATATGACCTTGGTTACCGATTCTGAAAGGACCATCATCAATCGCGGAGATACTTTGATTATTGCTCCGGAAACCACTCACACCACAAACATTCATCCGGGAACAAAACGTTTCTGCATGATTTTTACTGTTGAAAAAAATCCAACCATGCCGGAGTCCAATTACTATGAGGCATTCCAAAAAATTTTGTCAGGAGATTTCATCCGGTTGGATTCTGCGCTGTTATCTCCTTGTTTTGAACGTTGCGCACAGTATATAAAAAGCAATTATTCAGAAAAAGATGAGCTGATTACTGCCTGCCTTCATGAAATTATGGCCCTCATTAAGACAACCAATTCCCAGGGAGAAGAAACGCCTCAGCCTAATACCTTTTCCGATACCGAAAACTCCCGTACCTATTTGGTGGATTACTATTTTACCCACAATTTCCAACACGGGTCCCTCACAGAATTATCGGAACTGTTGCGCTTAAGTTCCCAGCAAACCCAAAGAATTATAAAAAAAATGTACGGTCAATCCTTTAGCGAACGTCTTACAATGATGAAAATGCAACTGGCAAAAAGTTTGCTGCAGGATACCAAGCTTTCCGTAACACAAATTGCAGAGAAATGCGGATACACAGGGCCTAACGGATTTTTTGTGGCATTCAAAAAATATTACGGAAAAACTCCCAACAAGATGAAAAAAGCAGAAATTCAGAATTCCTGA
- a CDS encoding mechanosensitive ion channel, producing MTKESVEAFLGLLSPYVVSIAWRLAAAFLILGVGFKLTKILVNSFLKSQAYSKLESNVGSFLKSFLSVGLKTLIVFTTAGVMGIPMTSFVTILGSLAVAIGLSLQGSLSNIAGGLIILLFKPFTIGEYISVDNVEGVVTEIGLYYTQLKSVDNQKIVVPNGIVSNQTMVNVTHQKTRRVDLMVRASYESDVEAVKNILLGIANAHPKVLKTPDAPVARLSEHGEYGLVYSFRCWCNSEDYWDVRFDLLEEIKKTFDQNGICIPYPKMDIHINQ from the coding sequence ATGACAAAAGAGTCTGTTGAAGCTTTTTTGGGGTTGCTTTCCCCTTATGTTGTAAGCATCGCATGGCGCCTGGCGGCAGCTTTTTTGATTTTGGGAGTTGGTTTTAAACTCACAAAAATTCTGGTGAACTCATTTTTAAAAAGCCAGGCTTATTCCAAACTGGAATCTAATGTGGGCTCCTTTTTAAAAAGCTTTTTGTCAGTGGGATTAAAAACGCTGATTGTGTTCACCACTGCAGGTGTTATGGGAATCCCCATGACCTCTTTTGTGACCATCCTGGGTTCTTTGGCAGTGGCAATCGGTTTATCTTTGCAGGGGAGTCTTTCCAACATTGCAGGTGGTTTGATTATTCTGTTATTTAAACCGTTCACCATCGGAGAATATATCTCGGTAGATAATGTGGAAGGTGTTGTTACCGAAATCGGTTTATATTATACCCAGTTAAAAAGTGTGGATAATCAGAAAATTGTAGTCCCCAACGGAATTGTTTCCAATCAGACTATGGTGAATGTTACTCATCAGAAAACCAGACGGGTGGACTTGATGGTTCGTGCCTCTTATGAAAGTGATGTGGAAGCGGTAAAGAATATATTATTAGGAATTGCCAATGCACACCCGAAGGTTTTAAAAACGCCGGATGCTCCTGTGGCAAGATTATCCGAGCATGGGGAATACGGGTTGGTTTATTCTTTCCGTTGCTGGTGCAACAGTGAAGATTATTGGGATGTTCGTTTTGATTTGCTGGAAGAAATTAAAAAAACATTTGACCAAAACGGCATTTGCATTCCTTATCCAAAAATGGATATTCATATCAATCAATAA
- a CDS encoding ferrous iron transporter B codes for MKKNQKQPAKKTYTIGLAGNPNVGKSTVFNALTGLHQHTGNWPGKTVSNARGTYKHNGNDYLLVDIPGTYSLKANSQEEQVASDFILSKQYDALVVVCDATSLERNLNLILQILEITNRVVLCVNLMDEAKRKQISVHSEELSRLLGVAVVTTSANRKEGILELTNAVSKVAKSYACTENDSDVATKKSAEELVQQAKKIAKKTVIYPKGRDRKREDKLDKILTNKWTGIPVMLCLLAVIFWITLVGANYPSKLLSAGFYHMEAWLRSIAGWLHCPPLLCDFLCGGVFRTVGQIVSVMLPPMAIFFILFTLLEDLGYLPRIAFNLDHIFQKCNACGKQALTMCMGFGCNAVGVTGTRIIDTKRERLLAILTNSLVPCNGKFPTLLAIIAVFFSQNKPSYIGALLLTGLVLLGILMTFLVSFILSKTLLRGKPSFFILELPPYRKPLVLKIVLRSLIDRTLFVLGRAVSVAIPAGAILWLLSNISVNEVSLLYYLGNCLNPIGWLLGMDGVILIGFMLGLPANEIVLPVILMAYTGLGSLTAVEDFSALREILMQNGWTNLTALCTLLFSLFHWPCATTLLTVKKETGSIKWTVLTALIPTIIGVLLCMTVKLLVELL; via the coding sequence ATGAAAAAAAATCAAAAACAGCCTGCCAAAAAAACATACACCATTGGTCTGGCAGGCAATCCGAATGTGGGAAAAAGCACCGTGTTCAACGCTTTAACAGGTCTTCACCAGCACACCGGGAACTGGCCCGGAAAAACCGTCTCCAATGCACGCGGAACTTATAAACATAACGGGAACGATTACCTTCTGGTAGATATTCCGGGCACCTATTCCTTAAAAGCAAATTCTCAGGAAGAACAGGTGGCAAGTGATTTTATTTTATCAAAGCAATATGATGCTTTAGTGGTAGTTTGTGATGCAACTTCCCTGGAGAGAAATCTCAATCTGATACTGCAAATTCTGGAGATTACCAATCGCGTTGTACTTTGTGTAAATCTGATGGATGAAGCAAAAAGAAAGCAGATCAGCGTTCATTCGGAAGAATTATCAAGATTACTGGGTGTCGCAGTTGTCACCACTTCCGCCAACCGGAAAGAAGGTATTTTGGAATTGACAAATGCCGTTTCCAAAGTGGCAAAGTCTTATGCTTGCACCGAAAACGACTCGGATGTTGCTACGAAAAAAAGTGCTGAAGAACTGGTGCAGCAAGCGAAAAAAATCGCTAAAAAAACAGTGATTTATCCAAAAGGTCGCGACAGAAAAAGAGAGGATAAACTAGATAAAATTCTTACAAACAAATGGACCGGAATCCCCGTGATGCTTTGCCTTCTGGCAGTTATTTTCTGGATTACATTGGTGGGAGCAAACTATCCTTCCAAGCTGCTCAGTGCCGGATTTTATCATATGGAAGCATGGCTAAGAAGCATTGCCGGATGGCTCCACTGCCCTCCTCTTCTTTGTGATTTTTTATGTGGCGGAGTTTTTCGCACAGTTGGGCAAATTGTGTCCGTAATGCTTCCGCCTATGGCTATCTTCTTCATTTTATTTACTTTATTGGAAGACTTAGGCTATCTTCCCAGAATTGCATTCAATTTAGACCACATTTTCCAAAAATGCAATGCCTGCGGCAAACAGGCACTGACGATGTGTATGGGCTTCGGCTGCAATGCAGTGGGCGTAACAGGAACCAGAATTATTGATACCAAGCGGGAACGTCTTTTAGCAATTCTTACAAATAGTTTGGTTCCCTGCAACGGGAAATTCCCGACACTTCTTGCAATAATTGCTGTATTTTTCTCCCAAAACAAACCATCCTACATAGGTGCACTCCTATTGACAGGACTGGTTCTTCTTGGAATTTTGATGACCTTTTTAGTATCTTTCATTCTTTCCAAAACACTGTTGCGCGGAAAACCGTCTTTCTTCATTTTAGAGTTGCCGCCCTATCGAAAGCCCTTGGTTTTAAAAATTGTGCTCCGCTCTCTGATTGACAGAACTCTGTTTGTTTTGGGACGTGCAGTGTCTGTGGCAATTCCGGCAGGTGCCATTCTTTGGCTCCTTTCAAACATTTCAGTAAACGAAGTTTCTTTATTGTACTATCTCGGAAACTGCCTAAATCCCATCGGATGGCTTTTAGGAATGGATGGTGTCATTCTAATTGGCTTTATGTTAGGTCTTCCTGCCAATGAAATTGTACTGCCAGTAATTCTGATGGCATATACCGGGTTAGGAAGCCTGACAGCTGTAGAAGACTTTTCTGCTTTGCGAGAAATCCTGATGCAAAACGGTTGGACGAATCTGACTGCCCTTTGCACCTTGTTGTTTTCGTTGTTTCACTGGCCTTGTGCAACCACTTTGCTGACTGTCAAAAAAGAAACAGGAAGTATCAAATGGACAGTATTGACAGCGCTGATCCCCACAATCATCGGAGTTCTTCTTTGTATGACCGTTAAGCTTCTTGTTGAGTTACTATAA
- the sigG gene encoding RNA polymerase sporulation sigma factor SigG, whose amino-acid sequence MNKVVICGVNTQDLPRLNQDKKTVLLQRIAQGDQKAREEFINGNLRLVLSVIKKFSNRGENPDDLFQIGCVGLMKAIDNFDLKHEVRFSTYAVPMILGEIKRYLRDAGAVKVSRSLKDIAYRALSAKEKLTVSLGHEPTPYEIAKEIGVTPKEVSTALDAICDPVSLYEPIYNDGGDVILVMDQLSDTKNREEKWLGGICVSQAMSKLSEKERKILSMRFFEDKTQTEIAEEIHISQAQVSRLEKNALISMRKYIN is encoded by the coding sequence ATGAATAAAGTGGTTATCTGCGGTGTGAACACCCAGGATTTGCCCCGACTCAATCAGGATAAAAAAACGGTCTTACTTCAGCGCATTGCTCAAGGAGATCAAAAAGCCAGAGAAGAATTTATCAATGGGAATCTGCGGCTTGTGCTTAGTGTCATTAAGAAATTTTCCAACCGTGGAGAAAATCCGGACGATTTGTTTCAAATCGGCTGTGTGGGACTGATGAAGGCTATTGATAACTTTGATTTAAAGCACGAGGTGCGTTTTTCCACCTATGCAGTCCCTATGATTTTGGGGGAGATTAAACGCTATTTACGGGATGCCGGTGCCGTCAAGGTAAGCCGTTCCTTAAAAGACATTGCTTATCGGGCTTTATCTGCCAAAGAAAAACTTACCGTTTCTTTAGGACACGAACCAACACCTTATGAAATTGCCAAAGAAATCGGTGTTACCCCAAAAGAGGTTTCTACAGCTTTGGATGCTATCTGTGATCCGGTCTCCTTGTACGAACCAATTTATAACGACGGTGGTGATGTGATTTTGGTGATGGACCAGTTATCCGACACCAAAAATCGGGAAGAAAAGTGGTTAGGGGGTATTTGTGTTTCTCAGGCAATGAGCAAACTGTCCGAAAAAGAACGCAAGATTTTATCCATGCGTTTTTTCGAAGACAAAACACAAACCGAGATTGCCGAAGAAATTCACATCTCTCAGGCGCAGGTTTCCCGTTTGGAGAAAAATGCCTTGATTTCGATGCGAAAATATATCAATTGA
- a CDS encoding radical SAM protein, with the protein MPLPVSATAPAAVVAAVAVAVAVAVVAEVVEVAVIKMNPCYCNMQSRVLLQFHITGRCNLRCKHCYRTEGNVEPLSYEDIISVMEQFKELRKHYNRKHAIKKRGHINLTGGEPFIRKDIKQILSYMGENREHFSYGILSNGSFLDDELITLLKNTNVAFVQLSLDGKQETHDELRAPGDYERVLSTAKRLEKSGIKTYISFTANQKNFRDLPYIAKECRKRRITKLWSDRIVPIGNGEDFKELTITADLFQKYVKTLKKAQGNWFTKLLYPKTQVTMNRALQFLYSKGSYYCCSAGNSLITVDEFGNIMPCRRMPILCGNIKDSTLRDIYENHEVFKDLRIEQIPSECSLCQYAIWCRGGAKCQSYAAYHSYKKRDPACPLS; encoded by the coding sequence TTGCCTCTTCCGGTATCAGCAACAGCTCCGGCTGCAGTGGTTGCAGCAGTTGCAGTAGCTGTAGCAGTTGCAGTAGTTGCGGAGGTTGTGGAGGTTGCGGTGATTAAGATGAATCCTTGTTATTGCAATATGCAGTCCAGAGTTTTATTACAATTTCATATTACGGGACGTTGTAATCTCCGTTGCAAACATTGCTACCGAACCGAAGGAAATGTGGAACCTCTTTCTTATGAAGATATCATTTCGGTGATGGAACAATTTAAAGAGCTTCGCAAGCACTATAACCGAAAGCATGCTATCAAAAAACGCGGACATATCAACCTGACCGGTGGAGAGCCGTTTATCCGCAAAGATATCAAACAAATTCTTTCCTATATGGGGGAAAATCGGGAGCATTTTTCCTACGGTATTTTATCCAACGGATCTTTTTTGGATGATGAATTGATTACACTCCTCAAAAACACTAACGTGGCGTTTGTGCAACTGAGTTTAGACGGAAAACAAGAAACCCACGATGAACTTCGTGCTCCCGGCGACTACGAACGGGTTCTTTCTACTGCCAAACGTCTGGAAAAAAGCGGAATTAAAACCTATATCAGTTTTACCGCCAACCAAAAAAATTTCAGAGACCTTCCCTACATTGCAAAAGAATGCAGAAAACGACGTATCACAAAACTGTGGTCTGACCGCATTGTTCCCATCGGAAACGGTGAAGATTTCAAAGAACTGACCATCACGGCAGACTTATTTCAAAAATATGTGAAAACGCTGAAAAAAGCACAAGGAAATTGGTTTACAAAACTTCTTTATCCAAAAACACAGGTGACCATGAATCGTGCTCTCCAATTTCTGTATTCTAAGGGCTCTTATTATTGTTGCAGCGCAGGAAACAGTTTAATTACCGTGGATGAATTCGGCAACATAATGCCTTGTCGAAGAATGCCGATTCTCTGCGGAAACATCAAGGACAGTACGCTTAGGGACATCTATGAGAATCACGAGGTGTTCAAAGATTTGCGGATAGAACAAATTCCATCGGAATGTTCCCTTTGCCAATATGCAATATGGTGCCGTGGCGGTGCAAAATGTCAAAGCTATGCGGCATATCACTCATACAAAAAAAGAGATCCCGCATGCCCCCTCTCATAA
- a CDS encoding AbrB/MazE/SpoVT family DNA-binding domain-containing protein, whose product MKATGIVRRIDDLGRVVIPKEIRRTMRIREGDPLEIFTNKEGEVIFKKYSAVGELGNFSVQYADALYKISGHNTAITDNDTIICAAGTGKKEILEQKISGEIETVLKNRETYFVNRAGDSRVHLLDHNNTYLCGAVIPIVSEGDVIGSVILYATETDVYLGDTEKKLATTAATVLGKLFEN is encoded by the coding sequence ATGAAAGCAACAGGAATTGTCAGACGAATTGACGATTTGGGAAGAGTGGTCATTCCGAAAGAAATCCGTAGAACTATGCGCATCCGCGAGGGCGACCCGCTTGAAATTTTTACCAACAAGGAAGGCGAAGTGATTTTTAAAAAGTATTCTGCTGTGGGCGAGCTTGGGAACTTTTCGGTTCAGTATGCAGACGCACTTTACAAAATCAGCGGTCATAACACGGCAATTACTGATAATGACACCATTATTTGTGCTGCAGGAACAGGAAAAAAAGAGATTTTGGAACAAAAAATTTCCGGAGAAATTGAAACTGTATTAAAAAATCGGGAAACTTATTTCGTAAACCGTGCGGGAGATTCCAGAGTGCATCTTTTAGACCATAACAACACCTATTTATGCGGAGCGGTGATTCCCATTGTTTCAGAGGGAGATGTCATCGGCTCAGTAATCCTGTATGCCACCGAAACAGATGTCTATCTGGGTGACACCGAAAAAAAATTAGCGACCACAGCCGCTACGGTTCTTGGAAAACTATTCGAAAACTAA